A window of Auraticoccus monumenti contains these coding sequences:
- a CDS encoding ABC-F family ATP-binding cassette domain-containing protein — MLVVRDLEVRVGARLLLSEVSFHIAAGDKIGLVGRNGAGKTTLTKILAGEGAAASGSVSPGGQVGYLPQDPRTGDLDVIARDRILSARGLDGALRRMRDAEERMGSADPDEAEQAMTRYTRAENELQAGGGYAAEAEAARIASNLGLPDRVLDQPLRTLSGGQRRRIELARILFSGSETLLLDEPTNHLDADSIVWLRSFLQGYPGGLIVISHDTGLLASTVNKVFHLDANRSAIDVYAMDWKRYLTQRETDEKRRKRERQNAEKKADQLFSQAAKMGAKATKAVAAQNMAKRANRLLAGLEGERVQDKVAKIRFPEPAPCGKTPLMANDLSKTYGSTEIFTSVDLAIDRGSQVVVLGLNGAGKTTLLRILAGLEASDTGRILPGHGLRIGYYAQEHETLDTSRSVLDNMVSASPDLNDTEVRKVLGSFLFTGDDVDKPAGVLSGGEKTRLSLAMLVVSAANVLLLDEPTNNLDPASRAEVLEAIRTYAGAVVLVTHDEGAVQALDPDRVLVLPEGTEDLWSPEYADLISLA, encoded by the coding sequence ATGCTCGTCGTCCGCGACCTCGAAGTGCGCGTGGGCGCCCGTCTCCTGCTGTCGGAGGTGTCCTTCCACATCGCCGCCGGGGACAAGATCGGGCTGGTCGGGCGCAACGGTGCCGGCAAGACCACGCTGACCAAGATCCTGGCCGGCGAGGGTGCTGCCGCGTCGGGCTCGGTCTCGCCCGGTGGTCAGGTCGGCTACCTGCCCCAGGACCCCCGCACCGGCGACCTGGACGTGATCGCCCGGGACCGCATCCTGTCCGCCCGCGGTCTGGACGGCGCCCTGCGCCGGATGCGCGACGCGGAGGAGCGGATGGGTTCGGCCGACCCGGACGAGGCGGAGCAGGCGATGACCCGCTACACCCGGGCCGAGAACGAGCTCCAGGCCGGTGGCGGGTACGCCGCCGAGGCCGAGGCCGCCCGGATCGCCAGCAACCTGGGGCTCCCGGACCGGGTGCTGGACCAGCCGCTGCGGACGCTGTCCGGTGGTCAGCGCCGGCGGATCGAGCTGGCCCGGATCCTGTTCTCCGGTTCGGAGACGCTGCTGCTGGACGAGCCGACCAACCACCTCGACGCGGACTCGATCGTCTGGCTGCGCAGCTTCCTGCAGGGCTACCCCGGTGGTCTGATCGTGATCAGCCACGACACCGGGCTGCTGGCCTCGACGGTCAACAAGGTCTTCCACCTCGACGCCAACCGCTCCGCGATCGACGTCTACGCGATGGACTGGAAGCGCTACCTGACCCAGCGCGAGACCGACGAGAAGCGGCGCAAGCGGGAACGGCAGAACGCGGAGAAGAAGGCCGACCAGCTGTTCAGCCAGGCCGCCAAGATGGGCGCGAAGGCGACCAAGGCCGTCGCCGCCCAGAACATGGCGAAGCGGGCGAACCGGTTGCTGGCCGGGCTCGAGGGCGAGCGGGTGCAGGACAAGGTGGCCAAGATCCGCTTCCCCGAGCCCGCCCCCTGCGGCAAGACGCCGCTGATGGCCAACGACCTGTCCAAGACCTACGGCTCGACCGAGATCTTCACCAGCGTCGACCTGGCCATCGACCGGGGCTCGCAGGTGGTGGTGCTGGGGCTGAACGGCGCCGGGAAGACCACCCTGCTGCGGATCCTGGCCGGTCTGGAGGCCAGCGACACCGGCCGGATCCTGCCCGGTCACGGTCTGCGGATCGGCTACTACGCCCAGGAGCACGAGACCCTCGACACCAGCCGCTCGGTGCTGGACAACATGGTCTCGGCCTCGCCCGACCTCAACGACACCGAGGTGCGCAAGGTGCTCGGCTCCTTCCTGTTCACCGGCGACGACGTCGACAAGCCCGCCGGGGTGCTCTCCGGTGGGGAGAAGACCCGGCTCTCGCTGGCCATGCTGGTGGTCTCGGCCGCCAACGTGCTGCTGCTCGACGAGCCCACCAACAACCTGGACCCGGCCTCGCGCGCGGAGGTGCTGGAGGCCATCCGCACCTACGCCGGCGCCGTGGTCCTGGTGACCCACGACGAGGGGGCCGTCCAGGCCCTCGACCCCGACCGGGTGCTGGTGCTCCCGGAGGGCACCGAGGACCTCTGGAGCCCGGAGTACGCCGACCTGATCTCGCTGGCCTGA
- a CDS encoding beta-ketoacyl-ACP synthase III, with translation MRGTRVVAVGHHQPARVVPNSELEQMVETSDEWITRRVGIRERRWAGPEETVDSMATLAARDALAKAGLEAADVDMVVVATCSALDRSPNMASRVALALGMTNAPAAIDVNTACSGFPHSVAMAQHAIAAGAATTALVIGSEKLTDVTDFTDRTTAVLTADGAGAFVLTADEEQQVSPVLWGSVPEMGDAVRIQHSEGDKFAQNGQAVFRWTTFELPRIARAVIERAGIEPTELAAIVLHQANLRIIEPLARKLGAEQAVLATDVTESGNTSAASIPLALSKLLERQPLPSGSPVLLFAFGGGLSYAGQVVRVP, from the coding sequence GTGAGAGGAACACGAGTCGTCGCCGTCGGCCACCACCAGCCTGCCCGGGTGGTGCCCAACAGCGAGCTGGAGCAGATGGTCGAGACCAGCGACGAGTGGATCACCCGCCGGGTCGGCATCCGGGAGCGCCGGTGGGCCGGACCGGAGGAGACCGTCGACTCGATGGCCACCCTCGCCGCCCGCGACGCCCTGGCGAAGGCGGGTCTGGAGGCCGCGGACGTCGACATGGTCGTCGTCGCCACCTGCAGCGCCCTGGACCGCTCACCCAACATGGCCTCCCGGGTGGCCCTCGCGCTGGGCATGACCAACGCGCCGGCCGCCATCGACGTCAACACCGCCTGCAGCGGCTTCCCGCACTCGGTCGCCATGGCCCAGCACGCCATCGCCGCCGGGGCCGCCACCACCGCCCTGGTGATCGGCTCGGAGAAGCTGACCGACGTCACCGACTTCACCGACCGCACCACCGCCGTGCTGACTGCCGACGGCGCCGGGGCCTTCGTGCTCACCGCCGACGAGGAGCAGCAGGTCTCCCCGGTGCTGTGGGGCTCGGTCCCCGAGATGGGCGACGCCGTCCGGATCCAGCACAGCGAGGGCGACAAGTTCGCCCAGAACGGGCAGGCGGTCTTCCGCTGGACGACCTTTGAGCTGCCCCGCATCGCCCGCGCGGTGATCGAGCGGGCCGGGATCGAGCCCACCGAGCTGGCCGCCATCGTGCTGCACCAGGCCAACCTCCGGATCATCGAGCCGCTCGCCCGTAAGCTGGGCGCCGAGCAGGCGGTCCTGGCCACCGACGTCACCGAGTCCGGCAACACCTCGGCGGCCTCCATCCCGCTCGCCCTGTCCAAGCTGCTCGAGCGCCAGCCGCTGCCCAGCGGGTCGCCGGTGCTGCTGTTCGCCTTCGGCGGCGGCCTCAGCTACGCCGGCCAGGTCGTCCGCGTCCCGTAG
- a CDS encoding alkaline phosphatase PhoX translates to MSSPLSRRGFIGGTAATGLGFVFAGSGSLEAFARPSTSTPSTATGYGPLLPDPEGVLALPAGFSYTLIARSGQTPTADGMHPSDPDGMGVFAAAGGGSVLVTNHENSGNEPFPVPAVAGITYDPGTIGGTSTIVVDAEGNRVEEYTSLAGTDNNCAGGITPWGTWLTCEETEGRAGTGRRTKNHGYVFEVDPTSREANVGASAVPLTFLGRFAHEAVAVDPETSVIYLTEDAGNPNGLYLRWLPPEGFVPGKGALRRLAESEGGATAGRLQAMRCFRGRTFIGDLSEALRVGTRFRVEWVDVPDRDATTVSVRKQFTEGQVTRSRKLEGQWWGDDGVFFVSSFARTSDGSTNSHDGQVWFYDPAKQDIVLKTQFGVNPAPDEEGDNFDGPDNITVSTHGGLILAEDGSGVSHLVGVTSRGRPYPLARNEFNNSEFCGPAFSADGRTLFVNIQSPGFTLAVTGPWESVDTSPAA, encoded by the coding sequence ATGTCCTCGCCCCTCTCTCGCCGCGGCTTCATCGGCGGCACCGCCGCCACCGGTCTCGGCTTCGTCTTCGCCGGCTCCGGCAGCCTCGAGGCCTTCGCCCGGCCGTCGACGTCCACCCCGAGCACGGCGACCGGCTACGGCCCGCTGCTGCCCGACCCCGAGGGCGTCCTCGCCCTGCCGGCCGGCTTCTCCTACACGCTGATCGCCCGCTCCGGCCAGACCCCGACCGCGGACGGGATGCACCCCAGCGACCCCGACGGCATGGGCGTCTTCGCCGCCGCGGGCGGTGGCTCGGTGCTGGTCACCAACCACGAGAACAGCGGCAACGAGCCCTTCCCGGTGCCGGCCGTCGCCGGCATCACCTACGACCCGGGCACCATCGGCGGCACCTCGACGATCGTCGTGGACGCCGAGGGCAACCGGGTCGAGGAGTACACCAGCCTGGCCGGCACCGACAACAACTGCGCCGGCGGCATCACCCCCTGGGGCACCTGGCTGACCTGCGAGGAGACCGAGGGCCGGGCCGGCACCGGCAGGCGGACCAAGAACCACGGCTACGTCTTCGAGGTCGACCCCACCAGCCGCGAGGCCAACGTCGGCGCCAGCGCGGTGCCGCTGACCTTCCTGGGCCGCTTCGCCCACGAGGCGGTCGCCGTCGACCCCGAGACCAGCGTCATCTACCTCACCGAGGACGCCGGCAACCCCAACGGCCTGTACCTCCGCTGGCTGCCGCCGGAGGGCTTCGTCCCCGGCAAGGGTGCGCTGCGCCGGCTGGCCGAGTCCGAGGGCGGGGCCACCGCCGGACGGCTGCAGGCGATGCGCTGCTTCCGCGGCCGCACCTTCATCGGCGACCTCTCCGAGGCGCTGCGGGTCGGCACCCGGTTCCGGGTGGAGTGGGTGGACGTCCCCGACCGCGACGCGACCACGGTGTCGGTGCGCAAGCAGTTCACCGAGGGCCAGGTCACCCGGTCCCGCAAGCTCGAGGGCCAGTGGTGGGGCGACGACGGCGTGTTCTTCGTCTCCAGCTTCGCCCGGACCTCCGACGGCAGCACCAACTCCCACGACGGCCAGGTCTGGTTCTACGACCCGGCCAAGCAGGACATCGTGCTCAAGACGCAGTTCGGGGTGAACCCGGCCCCGGACGAGGAGGGTGACAACTTCGACGGACCGGACAACATCACCGTCTCCACCCACGGCGGGCTGATCCTGGCCGAGGACGGCTCCGGCGTCTCCCACCTGGTCGGCGTCACCTCCCGTGGACGGCCCTACCCGCTGGCCCGCAACGAGTTCAACAACTCCGAGTTCTGCGGCCCGGCGTTCAGCGCCGACGGTCGCACGCTCTTCGTCAACATCCAGTCCCCCGGCTTCACGCTCGCCGTGACCGGTCCCTGGGAGAGCGTCGACACCTCCCCGGCCGCCTGA
- a CDS encoding LysR family transcriptional regulator, with the protein MDTDALRWFQQVADGVTVTEVSELEGVSQPGVSRALRRLETQVGTPLLHRSGRTLRMTRAGSAFKRHVDAVLHQLDDGLAAVNQVVEPDTGTVALAFQVSLGAWLVPDLLGSFRSERPQVQFTLNQVRDEDVATVLAAGRADLVLCTVRSQDRDVHHRRLLDEPLRLAVPAGHALAGRSQVRLTDAAAESFLALPRSASLRLICDELCRSAGFVPTIALECDDLHTLRGLVAAGLGVALLPASGRPPAGAPVERLRYLDLVDVRAFQEIGLLWPAERQLLPAAELFRQHVLDRGRAGRLVPTS; encoded by the coding sequence ATGGACACGGACGCTCTTCGGTGGTTCCAGCAGGTGGCTGACGGCGTCACGGTGACCGAGGTGAGCGAGCTGGAAGGGGTCAGCCAACCGGGGGTCTCCCGGGCCCTGCGTCGGCTGGAGACGCAGGTGGGGACCCCGCTGCTCCACCGCTCGGGCCGCACGCTGCGCATGACCCGGGCCGGGTCGGCGTTCAAGCGGCACGTCGACGCGGTGCTGCACCAGCTCGACGACGGGCTCGCGGCGGTGAACCAGGTCGTCGAACCCGACACCGGCACCGTGGCCCTGGCGTTCCAGGTCTCCCTGGGCGCCTGGCTGGTGCCGGACCTCCTCGGCAGCTTCCGCTCGGAGCGGCCGCAGGTGCAGTTCACCCTCAACCAGGTCCGTGACGAGGACGTCGCGACGGTGCTGGCAGCGGGCCGTGCGGACCTGGTGCTCTGCACCGTCCGTTCCCAGGACCGCGACGTCCACCACCGGCGCCTCCTCGACGAACCGCTGCGGCTGGCGGTCCCGGCCGGTCACGCCCTCGCGGGGCGCTCCCAGGTCAGGCTGACCGACGCCGCGGCGGAGTCCTTCCTCGCGCTGCCGCGCAGCGCCTCGCTGCGTCTGATCTGCGACGAGCTGTGCCGCTCGGCCGGCTTCGTCCCCACCATCGCCCTCGAGTGCGACGACCTGCACACGCTGCGGGGTCTCGTCGCCGCGGGTCTCGGTGTCGCCCTGCTCCCCGCCTCGGGCCGTCCACCCGCCGGCGCACCCGTCGAGCGCCTCCGCTACCTCGACCTCGTCGACGTGCGCGCCTTCCAGGAGATCGGGCTGCTGTGGCCGGCGGAGCGGCAGCTGCTGCCCGCGGCCGAGCTGTTCCGCCAGCACGTGCTGGACCGCGGGCGGGCTGGTCGCCTCGTGCCCACCTCCTGA
- the fucP gene encoding L-fucose:H+ symporter permease: MSSTSEAAEVHEPLARPRLVERHLLVPFILLVCCFAAWGAAANLTDILVGVFRSIFDMSNFQSSLVQFAYYGAYFLLAIPAAFINRRYGYKAGVLVGLGLAAVGGLLFIPASQFLQYGFFLLALFVLAAGLSILETSANPFVLAMGSEESSTRRLNLAQAFNPVGANVGVLLGAVLILPQLTSEAAKTIMTPEQLVQSQEADLGLVLRPYLGIAAVLVLIWLLIAFRKMSVPAEQGDVPVVSGNALGRLWANRHYRYGVAAQFFNVAAQTCIWTFTILYAQDVVGVSAESSGWFLQASLIIFLLARFAMVYLLGIVQPARLLLIMAVVGVVLCLVAMFSLNMVGLLAVVGLSASLSLMFPTIYGVALQGLGADAKFGAAGLVMAILGGALAPMVHGAVMDQAGAAKGYVVPAVCLALVAAYALFDLRSHRPGVGEPDRETVR; the protein is encoded by the coding sequence ATGTCGTCGACGTCCGAGGCGGCCGAGGTGCACGAGCCCTTGGCCAGACCCCGGCTGGTGGAGCGCCACCTGCTGGTGCCCTTCATCCTGCTCGTCTGCTGCTTCGCCGCGTGGGGAGCGGCAGCCAACCTGACCGACATCCTGGTCGGGGTCTTCCGCAGCATCTTCGACATGTCGAACTTCCAGTCCTCGCTGGTCCAGTTCGCCTACTACGGGGCGTACTTCCTGCTGGCCATCCCGGCCGCGTTCATCAACCGGCGCTACGGCTACAAGGCGGGGGTGCTGGTCGGGCTCGGCCTGGCGGCCGTCGGCGGCCTGCTGTTCATCCCCGCCAGCCAGTTCCTGCAGTACGGGTTCTTCCTGCTGGCTCTGTTCGTGCTCGCCGCCGGGCTGTCGATCCTCGAGACGTCGGCCAACCCCTTCGTGCTGGCCATGGGGTCGGAGGAGTCCTCGACCCGCCGCCTCAACCTGGCCCAGGCGTTCAACCCGGTCGGCGCCAACGTCGGGGTGCTGCTCGGGGCGGTGCTGATCCTGCCCCAGCTGACCTCCGAGGCCGCCAAGACCATCATGACGCCCGAGCAGCTGGTGCAGAGCCAGGAGGCCGACCTCGGGCTGGTGCTGCGGCCCTACCTGGGCATCGCCGCGGTGCTCGTGCTGATCTGGTTGCTGATCGCGTTCCGCAAGATGAGCGTCCCGGCCGAGCAGGGCGACGTCCCGGTGGTCAGCGGCAACGCTCTCGGCCGGCTGTGGGCCAACCGGCACTACCGCTACGGGGTGGCGGCCCAGTTCTTCAACGTGGCCGCCCAGACCTGCATCTGGACCTTCACCATCCTCTACGCCCAGGACGTGGTCGGCGTCTCCGCCGAGAGCTCCGGCTGGTTCCTGCAGGCCAGCCTCATCATCTTCCTGCTGGCCCGCTTCGCCATGGTCTACCTGCTCGGCATCGTGCAACCGGCCCGGCTGCTGCTGATCATGGCCGTCGTCGGCGTGGTGCTCTGCCTGGTCGCGATGTTCTCTCTCAACATGGTGGGCCTGCTGGCCGTCGTCGGCCTGTCGGCGTCGCTGTCGCTGATGTTCCCCACCATCTACGGGGTGGCGCTGCAGGGCCTCGGTGCCGACGCCAAGTTCGGCGCCGCCGGACTGGTGATGGCCATCCTGGGAGGCGCGCTGGCCCCGATGGTCCACGGAGCCGTGATGGACCAGGCCGGCGCGGCCAAGGGCTACGTGGTGCCGGCGGTCTGCCTGGCCCTGGTGGCGGCGTACGCGCTGTTCGACCTGCGCAGCCACCGACCAGGCGTCGGGGAGCCGGACCGGGAGACGGTGCGGTGA
- a CDS encoding substrate-binding domain-containing protein, which translates to MSGEVGGIGSAVRPRRTTGTRRVGALVVAMALGLVLAGCGEDREEVTVGLITKQETNPFWVTLREVAEDTAEEEDVRLLTATGRSDVDDESQVRAIQEMVEQGATGILIAPADSEAVVPAIESARRAGVAVVALDTPTEPGSAVDALFATDNERAGELVGQYARARMAQQGLTPRIAMLDLAPGITSGELRRQGFLAGFGLAEGAAEVVGSADTEGDREKGRAVMAQLLAETPDINVVYTVNEPAAFGAVAALREAGVDMADVVVVSVDGGCEAIKDGVRPGDIDATAQQYPENMAREGVRALAAAARGGEVPSGYLDTGVELITGTPVDGVASRDVAFGVRNCWGG; encoded by the coding sequence GTGAGCGGGGAGGTGGGGGGCATCGGATCGGCGGTTCGACCCCGCAGGACGACCGGCACCCGGCGGGTCGGTGCGCTGGTGGTGGCGATGGCCCTGGGCCTGGTCCTGGCGGGCTGCGGCGAGGACCGCGAGGAGGTCACCGTCGGGCTGATCACCAAGCAGGAGACCAACCCCTTCTGGGTGACCCTGCGCGAGGTCGCCGAGGACACCGCCGAGGAGGAGGACGTCAGGCTGCTGACCGCGACCGGCCGCAGCGACGTCGACGACGAGAGCCAGGTCCGGGCCATCCAGGAGATGGTCGAGCAGGGGGCGACGGGCATCCTGATCGCCCCCGCCGACTCCGAGGCGGTGGTGCCCGCCATCGAGAGCGCGCGGCGGGCCGGTGTGGCGGTGGTCGCCCTCGACACCCCCACCGAGCCCGGGTCCGCCGTCGACGCGCTCTTCGCCACCGACAACGAGCGCGCCGGGGAGCTGGTCGGGCAGTACGCCCGGGCCCGGATGGCCCAGCAGGGGCTGACCCCGAGGATCGCGATGCTCGACCTCGCCCCGGGCATCACCTCCGGCGAGCTGCGCCGGCAGGGCTTCCTCGCCGGCTTCGGTCTGGCCGAGGGCGCCGCCGAGGTCGTGGGGTCGGCCGACACCGAGGGTGACCGCGAGAAGGGCCGGGCCGTCATGGCCCAGCTGCTCGCCGAGACCCCCGACATCAACGTGGTCTACACCGTCAACGAGCCGGCGGCCTTCGGGGCGGTCGCCGCGCTGCGGGAGGCCGGCGTGGACATGGCGGACGTCGTCGTCGTCTCGGTCGACGGCGGTTGCGAGGCGATCAAGGACGGCGTCCGGCCCGGTGACATCGACGCCACGGCCCAGCAGTACCCGGAGAACATGGCTCGGGAGGGTGTGCGCGCCCTCGCCGCAGCCGCCCGCGGCGGGGAGGTCCCCAGCGGCTACCTCGACACGGGGGTGGAGCTGATCACCGGCACCCCCGTCGACGGCGTCGCATCACGCGACGTCGCCTTCGGCGTGCGGAACTGCTGGGGCGGCTGA
- a CDS encoding metal-sulfur cluster assembly factor: protein MSETTQDPTTRPSDLVRDELPEVPSTTPDTRPSLEDLTEAMKDVVDPELGINVVDLGLVYGIHLDDDGSCSIDMTLTSAACPLTDVIEDQTYTALEGLVSRAAINWVWMPPWSMEKITEDGRDQLRAIGYNV from the coding sequence ATGAGCGAGACCACGCAGGACCCGACCACCCGCCCCTCCGACCTCGTCCGCGACGAGCTGCCGGAGGTGCCCTCCACCACGCCGGACACCCGTCCCAGCCTGGAGGACCTCACCGAGGCCATGAAGGACGTCGTCGACCCCGAGCTGGGGATCAACGTCGTCGACCTCGGCCTGGTCTACGGCATCCACCTCGACGACGACGGCTCCTGCTCCATCGACATGACGCTGACCAGCGCGGCCTGCCCGCTGACCGACGTCATCGAGGACCAGACCTACACCGCCCTCGAGGGCCTGGTCAGCCGCGCCGCCATCAACTGGGTGTGGATGCCGCCGTGGAGCATGGAGAAGATCACCGAGGACGGCCGCGACCAGCTTCGGGCCATCGGTTACAACGTCTGA
- the sufU gene encoding Fe-S cluster assembly sulfur transfer protein SufU, translating into MSSSGGVEEMYQEIILDHYRAKHHSGLREPFGAEVHHVNPSCGDEVTLRVHLDGDTVTDVSYDGVGCSISQASTSVMSDLVIGKDVATGLALHEEFLALMQGKGQVVPDEETLEDGIAFAGVARFPARVKCALLGWSAFKDAVYRAGAGEQPATT; encoded by the coding sequence ATGAGCAGCAGCGGTGGCGTCGAGGAGATGTACCAGGAGATCATCCTCGACCACTACCGGGCCAAGCACCACAGCGGCCTGCGGGAGCCCTTCGGGGCCGAGGTGCACCACGTCAACCCCAGCTGCGGTGACGAGGTCACGCTGCGGGTGCACCTGGACGGCGACACGGTCACCGACGTCTCCTACGACGGCGTCGGCTGCTCCATCTCCCAGGCCTCGACCTCGGTGATGAGCGACCTGGTCATCGGCAAGGACGTCGCCACCGGGCTCGCCCTGCACGAGGAGTTCCTGGCCCTGATGCAGGGCAAGGGGCAGGTCGTGCCGGACGAGGAGACGCTGGAGGACGGCATCGCCTTCGCCGGCGTCGCCCGCTTCCCGGCCCGGGTCAAGTGCGCGCTGCTCGGCTGGTCGGCGTTCAAGGACGCCGTCTACCGCGCCGGTGCGGGCGAGCAGCCGGCCACCACCTGA
- a CDS encoding cysteine desulfurase, whose amino-acid sequence MAFDVEAVRAQFPILARTVGEHPLRYLDSANTSQKPQQVIDAITEHYARHNANVARAMHLLGAEATEAYEGGRSKVADFVGATRPEEVVFTKNASEALNLAAHTLGAGLGEGDEVVVSVAEHHSNIVPWQFLCERTGATLRWFDITEEGRLDLEAAVRDGLVNERTKIVSIAWVSNVLGTVHPVAEVAAMAHAVGAVMVVDGCQGVPQLPTRVADLGADLLAFTGHKMVGPTGIGVLWGRYDLLASLPPFLGGGEMIEIVRMTGSTFAPPPARFEAGTPPIAQGAGLGAAVDWLTGLGMEKVAAHEQAITAYALEGLQTIRGLRVLGPTEAVDRGGAISFTVPDVHPHDMSQLLDSQGIAVRGGHHCARPLHERLGVQSSTRASFYLYTTEAEVDALVEGVARTITFFGGTP is encoded by the coding sequence CTGGCCTTCGACGTGGAGGCGGTGCGGGCGCAGTTCCCGATTCTCGCCCGCACGGTGGGGGAGCACCCGCTGCGCTACCTCGACTCCGCCAACACCTCCCAGAAGCCCCAGCAGGTCATCGACGCGATCACCGAGCACTACGCCCGGCACAACGCGAACGTGGCCCGTGCCATGCACCTCCTGGGTGCGGAGGCCACCGAGGCCTACGAGGGCGGACGGTCGAAGGTGGCCGACTTCGTCGGCGCGACCCGTCCGGAGGAGGTCGTCTTCACCAAGAACGCCTCCGAGGCCCTGAACCTGGCCGCCCACACGCTGGGCGCCGGGCTGGGGGAGGGCGACGAGGTGGTGGTCTCGGTGGCCGAGCACCACTCCAACATCGTCCCCTGGCAGTTCCTCTGCGAGCGGACCGGCGCCACCCTGCGCTGGTTCGACATCACCGAGGAGGGACGGCTGGACCTCGAGGCCGCCGTCCGCGACGGGCTGGTCAACGAGCGCACCAAGATCGTCTCCATCGCCTGGGTCTCCAACGTGCTGGGCACCGTGCACCCGGTGGCCGAGGTGGCCGCGATGGCGCACGCCGTCGGTGCGGTGATGGTGGTCGACGGCTGCCAGGGCGTGCCCCAGCTGCCCACCCGGGTGGCCGACCTCGGTGCGGACCTGCTGGCCTTCACCGGTCACAAGATGGTCGGCCCGACCGGCATCGGCGTGCTCTGGGGTCGCTACGACCTGCTCGCCTCGCTGCCGCCCTTCCTGGGTGGCGGGGAGATGATCGAGATCGTCCGGATGACCGGTTCGACCTTCGCCCCGCCCCCGGCCCGCTTCGAGGCCGGCACCCCGCCGATCGCCCAGGGCGCCGGGCTGGGTGCGGCGGTGGACTGGCTGACCGGGCTGGGCATGGAGAAGGTGGCTGCCCACGAGCAGGCCATCACCGCCTACGCGCTGGAGGGTCTGCAGACCATCCGCGGCCTGCGGGTCCTCGGCCCGACCGAGGCCGTCGACCGCGGCGGGGCGATCAGCTTCACCGTGCCCGACGTCCACCCGCACGACATGTCGCAGCTGCTGGACAGCCAGGGGATCGCCGTCCGCGGCGGGCACCACTGCGCCCGGCCCCTGCACGAGCGGCTCGGGGTGCAGTCCAGCACCCGCGCCTCGTTCTACCTGTACACGACCGAGGCCGAGGTCGACGCCCTGGTGGAGGGCGTGGCCCGGACCATCACGTTCTTCGGAGGGACCCCATGA
- the sufC gene encoding Fe-S cluster assembly ATPase SufC has translation MATLEIKDLNVSVATESGPKPILNGVDLTIRSGETHAIMGPNGSGKSTLAYSIAGHPKYEVTGGSVTLDGQDLLSMSVDERARAGLFLAMQYPVEVPGVSVANFLRTAKTAVDGEAPKIRTWVRDVNAALERVQLDNTFSQRSVNEGFSGGEKKRHEIAQLELLNPAFAVLDETDSGLDIDALRVVSDGVNRFTGQGDRGLLLITHYTRILRYITPDFVHVFVRGRIAEQGGPELAERLEAEGYDRYALKGADA, from the coding sequence ATGGCAACTCTGGAGATCAAGGACCTGAACGTCTCGGTCGCGACCGAGTCCGGCCCCAAGCCGATCCTCAACGGCGTCGACCTGACCATCCGCAGCGGCGAGACCCACGCGATCATGGGCCCCAACGGCTCGGGCAAGTCGACCCTGGCCTACTCCATCGCCGGCCACCCCAAGTACGAGGTCACCGGCGGCTCGGTCACCCTCGACGGGCAGGACCTGCTGTCGATGAGCGTCGACGAGCGCGCCCGTGCCGGGCTGTTCCTGGCCATGCAGTACCCGGTCGAGGTCCCCGGCGTCTCGGTGGCCAACTTCCTCCGCACGGCCAAGACCGCCGTCGACGGCGAGGCCCCCAAGATCCGCACCTGGGTCCGCGACGTCAACGCCGCGCTGGAGCGGGTGCAGCTGGACAACACCTTCTCCCAGCGCTCGGTCAACGAGGGCTTCTCCGGTGGTGAGAAGAAGCGTCACGAGATCGCCCAGCTGGAGCTGCTCAACCCGGCCTTCGCGGTGCTGGACGAGACCGACTCCGGGCTGGACATCGACGCCCTGCGCGTCGTCTCCGACGGCGTCAACCGCTTCACCGGCCAGGGTGACCGCGGGCTGCTGCTGATCACGCACTACACCCGCATCCTGCGCTACATCACCCCCGACTTCGTGCACGTCTTCGTCCGGGGACGCATCGCCGAGCAGGGCGGTCCCGAGCTGGCCGAGCGGCTCGAGGCCGAGGGCTACGACCGGTACGCCCTCAAGGGCGCCGACGCCTGA